Below is a window of Candidatus Omnitrophota bacterium DNA.
ATGCCCGTAGACGAAGTAGGCGTCGGCGGCCTTGGGCCCGAAGTTCTCCAAAATCTTGTTCCGGTTGAGGTATTCCGGACCAATAATAACGCTCTGCTCCATCTGCGCCCTTGCCCCGGGCTCCACCAGGAACGCCCCGTCGGATTCGTTGTAAGATGCCAGATGTTCATCGGAAATCACGAACGGCAGAAGGCGGTCGCCGACAACGATGACCGGCCTGACCCCCGGAGTCCGGTAATACCCTTCCAAGACCTGTTGGATATTGTTCCTGGGCAACCCGCCGTAGACCAGCGGCTCGGGAATGTGGCGGCTGTATCTCACGCGGTCGTCGCCAGCCCATATGATGGTTCTCACGCCGTACAACTTCCGGAACCTGTCGGCGTGCAACGGGGCATCCTCCCGTTTCGCGGTCTTGACGTCACGAATGATCCTGTCCATCGCCGCGCCGACGCGCTTGTCGGCTTCGACCGCGTCATCGATCCTCTGGCCGCGGCTCAAACGCTGAATGCCCAGAAGATATTTGATCGAATTCCATAACCGCATCCATTTGAACCGGAAAATCAAGCGGCGAACATGGCGGCGGGTCTGCGGCCAGAAGAAGGACACCAATATCCCCACCACAACCAGGGCCCCGGCCAAAATCGGCCACATCCTGGAAATCTCCACCATGATCTGGTCATCGAGACCGAGGCCATAGACCTTCTGTGCGCCCGCCCCCAATGCCGCAGACACGGCGGCAACCCTTGTCCATTCGCCGGATGAATTGCGGATCATCCCAGCGTCTGCGGCCAATGCCTTTTCCAGGAATGCCTCCGTGTCGGCCTTCGCCAATCGCTCGTTTTTAATGCCCTCGGCGATATGACTGATGAATTCATGGTAGGTTATTTCCAGACGTTTATCGGCGGATCCGTCGAAGTAGGCCGGATGATAATAAACTTCATCGGTCAAATTGGTGCCGGCAATGAAGGGCAGTCCGGCGGCCGTGGCGTTGAGGACGGCATGGTCGGTCGTGACGATCACATAATATGTCCCGTCCGGAGGCGAGCGGCCTTTGGCAACCAGGCGGTCCAGATCCGACTGCAAGGTTTCACGCCAGGCGCCGGAGAAGAGGCCTTCCACCGGATCACCGACGACCACCAGGCCGTTGACGACAAACACGGGCGCCTTGACGATCAGGCCAGGACCATAAGTCGCCTGGACGGCCTGATGTTTCTCCGCAGGGACGGTTTCCTGGAAATTCTGCGTCGGACTAACATCCAGCATGAAGTAGGTCTTGACCCTCCGGAACAGCTCGTTCTGCATGTCCTCGAACGACGCGAAGGAATCAAACGGCATGTCCCGGGCCCACGGCGAAAGCTGCCACTGGCCGAAGTGGCGGTACATGAAATACATGGCCGACTCCTGGCGGAGGGCCGACGCGAACCGCACCTGGATCTTCACGGGCAGGTCGCCGAAATCGTTGTGGTTCAAGAGCCCCTGGACATAGATATTCCCCGCTTCGAAGCCGGGGACACGGCTTTCTTTCCGATGGGCCGTCACTTTCCCCGGCAAGGTCCTCAACAATGTCTGAATCTGGTCCATGAGCCGCCCCATGATCTCCCGGCGTTCCGCATCGCTCATCCGATCGTCATTGACCACGACGTTGACGCGGACAATGTCGTCGAAATACCGGAACGGATCTCTGCGGACCGCCTCCCGCGCGGTATAGACTTCCAGGAACAGGTCCCGCGGCGCTGCGGAAACGTCCGTAATCGCCACGCCCCTCAATTCCGCCACGGTCTTGCGCAGGCGCTGGATCAAGCTCGCGTTTTGCTTGATCCGGCCGGCAAGCTTGACTTTGTCATCGGGGGTAAACGCGTTCGTCAGCATCATCACCAGATTCCGGACGGTCTCTTCCAGATTCTGGCCAAGATTCAGCTGGTAGCGCTGGGACGATCGGAACATCTCGTTCAGCGGACCGCGTTCTTCAAATCTGCGGAGCTGCTGGTTGCGGACGATGGTCGCCAAAACTTCGCTGACGCCGTACGTGTTGCTTTCAAAGCCCAAAATGGACATCAGGATTTCAAATTCCTGGAGCTGGTATCTTGAGAAGACAAGACTGCTGTCGTAAAGGCGCTGGCTCGGGTGACCGACCAGAGGAGCCAATTGCCGTTCCAGCCAGTCTCTCAATTCCCCAAAGCTTTCCATCCTCTGGATGATTTGCACGACTTCCACAGGGATGCGGTCCACGACGGTTTTGTCTCTCAAGCGATGCATCTTTTGCACCAGAGACAACTCTTCCGCGGCCTCGGTGCGGAAGCGCGCCCTATTGGCCGGCGTGAACAACGGCTGGAAGGTGTTCAACGGGCTGCCGGCCGCCCAACGGACCACGGCATTCAAGAAAGCCGCCGTGCCGTATTCCAGGCCGCCCACATGGTTGGGCCGTAACCGGGCGTCAATCTCCTCGGTTCTTTCTTTTGCGACGCTGACGGAACGGTCAAACCCGATTTTGTCAAACGCCGGCCAGTCATTTCCCGTGGGTTTGGCGTCGTCGCCGAGATAAACGGCATCCATGCCCGGGAGCATGTTGTCCAGATCGTATTCGCGCAGAGCGTCCTCCCGGTAAAGTTTGTATTCCACCAGCCGGTCCCCGTCAAAGTAGGCGAGGTTCGCCCCGCCGTTGGCGATGACGATGATATGATGACGCAAATGCTGCGGGATCCCCTGATGATAGATCAGGCGCTTGGCGGTCCTTTCCAGATCGTTCCCGGAAATGATGACCGAAACCCCGCCGATCTCGTAATACTTCATCAGACTTCTGTGGGCCGGGCTTTCAATCAGCGTGGGATTGACAAGCCCGTGCGGTTTGCCGTAAACCGTGCCGTCGCCGTCGTGAGCAACGAGGGAGCGGGTCAGCAGGGCGTTGATCCTGCGCTGCGGGTTCGTTTCGTCTCTCGTGTATCCGATGATGTGCAATAACTCCTCAAAATGGCGCGCGACATAATGCAGCGCCAACCCCTTGTCCACCCTGCGGACGTTCGCCTCGATCGTCGTATTGCCGCCCGTCTTCATGGTCATGTCCGCATAATGGCCCAACTCCTGTTTCATCTCAGCCAGATAGGATCTTCTCAATGGATCCACGAACCCGCGCACGGCGACCTGGGCGGCGCGCTCATTGTCGCGTCCCCGGACCTCGATACGGATGGGGTATTGAGTGGCGGCGGGATTGTTGGCGGCATCGCCTTTCTCAACCAGCGCGCGGTCGCTGAACGGACCGTTCTCGGCATCGGGGTTCTCCCGATATTCGCGGGCCGCGTCCCACATGAAATCTTCGATCTTGGCGAACGTTTCCGGCAACTGTCCCCCGTTGTCATAGGCCCCCACGTGTTCACCCAGGAACCGCAAAAAGGCGCGGATCTTCCGGCCGCCGGACTGCACCAGGGCATTCACTTCGTCCCCGGCCAGCAAGGTGTCGCGGTCCAGCGGTAAAACAACGACGGGTTCGGCAGCGGCTTCTTCCTCCCAAACCGCTTCCCGGTCCTCCTCGGCGATCTCGGCTTCAGGACGGACGGCCAAACGGTTCGCCATGCGAACCAGCCGGCTAAGACTGTCTTGCGAGAACAGCGGCCGTCCGGATCTGCCAGGGGTCCTCATCTGGCGATACACAAAAGACGCCACATACGCGTCCACCGCGTTCAGAAACAATCTCAACCCATGGACCTGCCGCCCCACATGGTGCGTGCGCAATTCCGCCGACAGACTGCCGGTCGGGCGGGACGACGTATTCACGGAACGGTCGAATCCGACTTTGGCAAAGGCCTTATAATCCGAGTCGGTGTCCACCTGCGGCTCCCCGATATAGACGATGTCCACATCCTGCAGGTGGTCGTCGGAACGATACTCCCGGACGGCGTATTTGTTGTAAGGCTTGTATTCCCTCAGACGGCCCGTGGGGTCAAAATAAGCCAGTGTCGCCGATCCGTTTGCGGAAATCAATAAACCGCTCCTGGCCTGCCGCGACAAACCGTGCCTCATGAACAACCTGGCCTCAAGGCCTTCCAGACTTTCATCCGTAGTCAGGACATAGATGCCGCCGGCGGACAGATATTTCAGGAAGGCCTCCCGGGCGGGGCTGTCGTCAAGAGTGCCGACCGACAAATCGTGGGCGCGCTCAAACAGGATGCCGATGGCCCCGCTGGCGATGATGGTCCGGGTCTGCAGGGCATTGAGCCCACGGCCCGGTTTGCCGATAAATTGGGGATATCCCGTCCTTTCCAAAATCTCCGAGAGATGCCGGCCGACGTAACCCAGGGCCAGAGCCCGGTTGACGTTTCTGACGTTGATGGTGATGGTCTTGCGGCCGGACAGATTCACCTCATACAGACCCTGCACGTGCCCCTTAACACGATTGAAAATGGCCAACCGGTGGGCCCCGTAAATACCTCGCAACGCGATCTGGGCCGCTTCCCCGGTCCTCTTGTCGTAACCGCGCCATTGGATGCTGATGCCGTGCGGCAGCCGGGCATCGACGAATTCGGTCGTCAATTCGCTGTTCAGGAACAATTCCGGAGAACGGCTGAATATCTCTAGGGGTTTAATGACATTGCCTTCCCGGGGATCCAACGGTTGCGCCTGCGAAGGTTGATGCTCGGCCGAATTCTGTTGCACCACTTCGGCAATGCTGTTGAGGAGGGTCCTGACCTCCAGGCCCAGGACCCCGCCCAGGACCGCGAGCTCCTCGGCGGTCAACGTCGTCTTTCTGGTGTTTTCCAGATATGGCACGCGGATATTCGCGATGCTGACGGGACGAAGGCCGTAGGAATGGACAAAACTGCGGGTATGTTGCGTGGCGATCGCTTCATCGCCGACATTTTCCGCGATATGGCTGATGAATTCGTGGTAATTGATGATGAATCGCTTGTCTGCGGACTGCTCGAAGTAGGCGGGATGATAATAAACAGTAT
It encodes the following:
- a CDS encoding 2-phospho-L-lactate transferase CofD family protein; protein product: NVATATGGPLAYIKHGVTGWLIDVFKGWNFGEVVRRFDRNDVEVIERFRVEGRRLLGDYLKEGTEWYYGYREKGESRWVAGMKEAFVLAHREVSIDVMVEKYGLLFESVLDRSGAQGYEEKIERRQRAREKAEFAGRDFSDTQQSVQNYDQVVTPAQKGKALRFGTGRILKVPVYVAAGRITVGDPVEGQFHDGWRETLQSDLNRLAAEGRAPPGGTYHVIVTVDDAVLNADASGLPYIAGTNVYDTVYYHPAYFEQSADKRFIINYHEFISHIAENVGDEAIATQHTRSFVHSYGLRPVSIANIRVPYLENTRKTTLTAEELAVLGGVLGLEVRTLLNSIAEVVQQNSAEHQPSQAQPLDPREGNVIKPLEIFSRSPELFLNSELTTEFVDARLPHGISIQWRGYDKRTGEAAQIALRGIYGAHRLAIFNRVKGHVQGLYEVNLSGRKTITINVRNVNRALALGYVGRHLSEILERTGYPQFIGKPGRGLNALQTRTIIASGAIGILFERAHDLSVGTLDDSPAREAFLKYLSAGGIYVLTTDESLEGLEARLFMRHGLSRQARSGLLISANGSATLAYFDPTGRLREYKPYNKYAVREYRSDDHLQDVDIVYIGEPQVDTDSDYKAFAKVGFDRSVNTSSRPTGSLSAELRTHHVGRQVHGLRLFLNAVDAYVASFVYRQMRTPGRSGRPLFSQDSLSRLVRMANRLAVRPEAEIAEEDREAVWEEEAAAEPVVVLPLDRDTLLAGDEVNALVQSGGRKIRAFLRFLGEHVGAYDNGGQLPETFAKIEDFMWDAAREYRENPDAENGPFSDRALVEKGDAANNPAATQYPIRIEVRGRDNERAAQVAVRGFVDPLRRSYLAEMKQELGHYADMTMKTGGNTTIEANVRRVDKGLALHYVARHFEELLHIIGYTRDETNPQRRINALLTRSLVAHDGDGTVYGKPHGLVNPTLIESPAHRSLMKYYEIGGVSVIISGNDLERTAKRLIYHQGIPQHLRHHIIVIANGGANLAYFDGDRLVEYKLYREDALREYDLDNMLPGMDAVYLGDDAKPTGNDWPAFDKIGFDRSVSVAKERTEEIDARLRPNHVGGLEYGTAAFLNAVVRWAAGSPLNTFQPLFTPANRARFRTEAAEELSLVQKMHRLRDKTVVDRIPVEVVQIIQRMESFGELRDWLERQLAPLVGHPSQRLYDSSLVFSRYQLQEFEILMSILGFESNTYGVSEVLATIVRNQQLRRFEERGPLNEMFRSSQRYQLNLGQNLEETVRNLVMMLTNAFTPDDKVKLAGRIKQNASLIQRLRKTVAELRGVAITDVSAAPRDLFLEVYTAREAVRRDPFRYFDDIVRVNVVVNDDRMSDAERREIMGRLMDQIQTLLRTLPGKVTAHRKESRVPGFEAGNIYVQGLLNHNDFGDLPVKIQVRFASALRQESAMYFMYRHFGQWQLSPWARDMPFDSFASFEDMQNELFRRVKTYFMLDVSPTQNFQETVPAEKHQAVQATYGPGLIVKAPVFVVNGLVVVGDPVEGLFSGAWRETLQSDLDRLVAKGRSPPDGTYYVIVTTDHAVLNATAAGLPFIAGTNLTDEVYYHPAYFDGSADKRLEITYHEFISHIAEGIKNERLAKADTEAFLEKALAADAGMIRNSSGEWTRVAAVSAALGAGAQKVYGLGLDDQIMVEISRMWPILAGALVVVGILVSFFWPQTRRHVRRLIFRFKWMRLWNSIKYLLGIQRLSRGQRIDDAVEADKRVGAAMDRIIRDVKTAKREDAPLHADRFRKLYGVRTIIWAGDDRVRYSRHIPEPLVYGGLPRNNIQQVLEGYYRTPGVRPVIVVGDRLLPFVISDEHLASYNESDGAFLVEPGARAQMEQSVIIGPEYLNRNKILENFGPKAADAYFVYGHFKGEGEAIMKVLEILDGADREESVPYTQIAYADMPTVGDENRPHVSYVNYLEMVAGSYSAIVAARPAPKDAKNGYALESLKGQRLFFKQKADSLHSILTFDELPEQVETTGVEVEPSRKEWRQVLDELNHWADLRDDRRNYILTHYAVRLTGGRPQLMVAADFVIMSNVSFLVMQQELRESLAACPTCTIWDLLNTTSRLIPEIMRQRPDLVPSDVSGPVVHPIISVDFNDAPEPVRTARQQIAWAESQIKDHTLPRKDTSLGVTEDTADLRNDHLDVVRERIRAVVRAQTEVLKVRISPQRRATAAAMHRYEITVQSLLRALSRDVDQGKLLEVVWAFENDLRNGLVKDNEQPIPESTRGLLIGTGRLMVAMGIDRGLLANNLEGLKSDPNYIRSILRLRDEYRTREHSTVDPYLLTRIGHIFVQALRTQRNVNERITDLVFHRRLFGPPSIGQLRRKIVFVTGGTAIGTLYQESSGLAGLVDEGTMFYGVVTNNDDGGYSYQQVSKLNEAGYGIFPPQGDQMNTIQGFVSPDKRKYILGDGGRIPNGAPVPTLLEGTMPLIIETLADDQLKIEEDFFYFGYTLATAVAKVDQLNAGRETKDFVMPIPGASVRNLYPLGFLHEKGFFDAPSPERRGRSAVETDQQQEAYREAVEQMLTTLGINNFQVMYSSYDPMTLYGMYKGYTLLVRRPHSPIESVTIEERQRPEHDSVEIVVRNPSPAGKRIARATVLQEGERVSLRQMGIDLGVEDPRDVMVHNLNGKAVISLVEDHKGVRSLWNIEERDNANRTFLVNRTKKTEIELASDGSGRRREHEGKKGVEEPVFRIASPGRQAVDVFVRTRLVKTQTHMTETINDVGFAEVGFLEGYGMDGRRPETRIYSQINRWFDELLQTLNPGDVIFFGPGSFLTSLMPHFMVQEFIRRLRIARQKGVTIVFFNNGTQDNETIHMPFYDLTRIFYDVVGYHLEHLFAYIAVEKFEGLDLMPDLVERLAELEEEKASELKANPLAAAEALAFEVWVAFNERLGQSPETIALEYPVMLKFGQQALAEAGLGSDAQLQGPGLDIAIRKLAELIYTIYKIRPQLIRTDPGAASDAAKEAVAPFVLTPDDREQLAGLQAIESSMLSYKRVPKREAGKFTLRALYDTDLVAEIIAKIVARSVPVNPAMKDTGKIEMGPMDGKTNYGQETTPRQKGQAEADYGPRTTVFKAKAAVKDGRLVLGIPEVDLSGGKFAEELQRDYDRLVVQGRAPPQRILNGTVEAGTSLTYSDRGGSVPPADREYTIVVTTDETVLGTGKNGLP